In the Peptoclostridium acidaminophilum DSM 3953 genome, one interval contains:
- the dprA gene encoding DNA-processing protein DprA: protein MERKDAYLLLWCTSGIGYKTIQSIEAQLGDIGRIWDVDDAYIDSMEFASAKARRALVEGIKSNALYRIKENLLREHISYMTIECEGYPSKLKQIHDPPYVLFYRGDSLLLENFSIAMVGSRKPSAYGELCSKKFSKELSSLGVTIVSGLAIGIDSCSHYGAYNQSGRTVAVLGSSIDNPYPARNIGLMNKIVQSGGVVVSEYPPGTETLPGFFPMRNRIISGLSDGVLIVEAAKKSGSLITMDYALDQGRNVYSVPGNINSAMSEGTNSIIKTGAKLVTCVEDILEDYRLELKKPDSEMAEASAAIYSESEAAIVNALRQSGIMHIDSICDVTAIPPSEIIGVLNILQIKGIVLELGANTYAIA, encoded by the coding sequence ATGGAGAGGAAGGATGCGTATCTTTTGCTTTGGTGCACAAGCGGCATAGGCTACAAGACTATTCAAAGCATCGAAGCCCAGCTGGGCGACATAGGCAGGATTTGGGATGTGGATGATGCATATATAGACTCCATGGAGTTTGCAAGCGCTAAGGCGAGGAGGGCTTTGGTCGAGGGTATCAAAAGCAATGCATTATATAGGATAAAGGAAAATCTGCTAAGGGAGCACATCTCGTATATGACTATAGAATGCGAAGGTTATCCTTCGAAATTAAAGCAGATACATGATCCTCCGTATGTACTTTTTTACAGGGGAGACTCCTTGCTGCTGGAGAATTTCTCCATAGCCATGGTGGGCTCAAGGAAACCTTCAGCTTACGGAGAGCTGTGCTCGAAAAAGTTTTCAAAGGAGCTCTCAAGCCTGGGCGTAACAATAGTAAGCGGTCTGGCCATTGGCATCGACAGCTGCTCTCATTACGGTGCATACAATCAAAGCGGCAGGACGGTGGCTGTGCTCGGATCGTCGATTGACAATCCATACCCGGCCCGGAACATTGGCCTTATGAACAAGATAGTTCAAAGCGGCGGAGTTGTTGTTTCTGAATATCCTCCGGGTACTGAGACGCTTCCCGGGTTTTTTCCAATGCGCAACAGGATAATAAGCGGCTTGTCTGACGGAGTGCTTATAGTGGAAGCCGCGAAAAAGAGCGGTTCTCTTATAACAATGGACTATGCTCTGGATCAGGGAAGGAACGTCTATTCAGTGCCGGGGAATATAAATTCGGCTATGAGCGAAGGGACAAACAGTATAATAAAAACTGGAGCAAAGCTTGTAACTTGTGTTGAGGACATACTGGAAGACTACAGGCTTGAACTGAAAAAACCAGACAGCGAGATGGCCGAGGCTTCAGCTGCAATCTATTCGGAGAGTGAAGCAGCAATAGTAAATGCGCTGAGGCAAAGCGGGATAATGCATATCGACTCCATATGCGACGTTACAGCCATCCCACCTAGTGAAATCATTGGGGTGTTGAATATTTTGCAGATAAAGGGTATAGTATTAGAGTTAGGAGCAAACACGTATGCGATTGCGTAG
- the codY gene encoding GTP-sensing pleiotropic transcriptional regulator CodY → MASDILVKTRKLNGILQKSGTNPVSFPELCKILSEVLNSNVYLLNDTGKVLGIDLTHVMDSSAVIDEETGEARFHADDVENLMKINQTLYNVTKDKLIEIFRNEPETTYNKLATIVPVVGSGKRLGTLILSRYEKEFNDEDLVLAEYSATIVGLEILRARSEELEEEMRKKAVVQMAIGTLSYSELEAVEHIFDELNGMEGLLVASKIADRVGITRSVIVNALRKFESAGVIESRSLGMKGTHIKILNEKLLDELKKLKG, encoded by the coding sequence ATGGCTAGCGACATTTTGGTCAAAACAAGAAAGCTAAATGGGATACTTCAAAAATCGGGCACAAACCCTGTATCATTTCCAGAGCTATGCAAAATACTGAGTGAGGTTCTAAATTCAAACGTATATTTGCTAAATGACACAGGAAAGGTTCTTGGCATTGATCTGACTCACGTTATGGACAGTTCAGCCGTAATAGATGAAGAAACCGGCGAGGCGAGATTCCATGCTGATGATGTGGAAAACCTGATGAAAATCAACCAAACTTTGTACAATGTCACAAAGGACAAGCTGATAGAAATTTTCAGGAATGAGCCGGAAACAACATATAACAAGCTGGCGACAATAGTCCCAGTAGTGGGAAGCGGCAAAAGGCTTGGAACCCTGATACTTTCAAGATATGAGAAGGAGTTCAACGACGAGGATCTTGTGCTTGCAGAGTATAGCGCAACCATAGTGGGACTCGAGATACTAAGGGCTAGAAGCGAAGAACTCGAGGAGGAGATGCGCAAGAAGGCTGTTGTACAAATGGCAATAGGTACGCTTTCATATTCCGAGCTTGAAGCCGTTGAACACATATTCGACGAACTCAATGGCATGGAGGGTCTGCTTGTGGCCAGTAAGATTGCCGACAGAGTGGGTATAACCAGATCGGTTATAGTCAATGCGCTTAGAAAGTTTGAAAGCGCAGGAGTAATTGAATCAAGATCGCTTGGAATGAAAGGAACCCACATAAAAATACTCAACGAGAAACTCCTGGACGAGCTTAAGAAGCTAAAAGGGTAG
- a CDS encoding YifB family Mg chelatase-like AAA ATPase, which produces MFSRILSAGISGIDAFIINVEIDVGRGLPTFNIIGLPDAAIREAKERIKSAIQNSGYKFPNKKILVNLSPADIKKEGSHFDLPMAVAMLSSCIELSQEKLRECAIVGELSLDGSIKKIKGVLSIAIMAREAGLKSVIVPYENKNEAASVEGINVFAYENLSQVVEALKDGGGMKPQPLSLDASDSTEISQDFCDVKGNYFAKRGFEIAAAGNHNIMMIGPPGSGKTMMAKRLTSILPEPTHEEAIEISKIYSCCGLLGGEGLMRNRPFRSPHHTATKVSLIGGGKEAKPGEVVLAHRGVLFLDELPEFDKKALECLREPIEDGLVSITRLKSSACYPASFLFASSMNPCQCGYYRHPRIECKCTPGEVRRYLGRVSGPILDRVDIFIEMAPVDFESISTSASIREESSSDIRERICRARDVQSRRYGARNISCNSQMSTLDIEKFCSLSGEATAFLKMLFEKYNLTTRSYYRMLRVSRTIADMDESECVEIKHLSEAFSFRKAYYLYWRS; this is translated from the coding sequence TTGTTTAGCAGGATTCTGAGTGCGGGAATAAGCGGCATCGACGCCTTCATAATTAACGTGGAAATTGATGTGGGCAGGGGTTTGCCCACATTTAATATTATAGGGCTCCCGGACGCCGCCATAAGAGAGGCCAAGGAGCGCATAAAGTCGGCAATACAAAACAGCGGGTATAAATTCCCAAACAAAAAAATACTTGTCAACCTCTCTCCAGCCGACATAAAAAAAGAGGGAAGCCACTTTGACCTGCCCATGGCCGTGGCCATGCTCAGCAGCTGCATCGAGCTTTCTCAGGAGAAGCTCAGGGAGTGCGCCATTGTGGGCGAGCTCTCGCTCGATGGGAGCATAAAAAAAATAAAAGGTGTGCTTTCAATAGCAATAATGGCCAGGGAAGCAGGCCTCAAAAGCGTGATTGTACCATATGAAAATAAAAACGAGGCAGCCTCTGTAGAGGGAATAAACGTATTTGCATATGAAAATCTAAGCCAGGTAGTTGAAGCACTCAAGGACGGCGGCGGGATGAAGCCTCAACCACTCAGCTTAGATGCTTCAGATTCGACTGAAATCAGTCAAGACTTTTGCGATGTCAAGGGCAACTATTTTGCAAAGCGTGGTTTTGAAATAGCGGCCGCAGGCAACCACAACATAATGATGATAGGGCCGCCCGGATCGGGCAAGACAATGATGGCCAAGCGGCTGACATCCATTTTGCCGGAGCCTACGCACGAAGAAGCCATAGAGATAAGCAAGATATACAGCTGCTGTGGATTGCTGGGCGGAGAGGGGCTTATGCGCAATCGTCCCTTCAGATCGCCCCACCATACGGCTACGAAGGTGTCATTAATAGGCGGAGGCAAGGAGGCAAAGCCCGGAGAGGTGGTCTTGGCTCACAGGGGAGTCCTTTTCCTTGATGAGCTGCCCGAATTCGACAAAAAAGCACTTGAATGCCTGAGGGAGCCAATAGAGGACGGACTTGTAAGCATCACGCGGCTCAAGAGCTCTGCGTGCTACCCTGCAAGTTTTCTTTTTGCATCGAGCATGAATCCATGCCAGTGCGGATACTACAGGCATCCGAGAATAGAATGCAAGTGCACTCCGGGAGAGGTCAGACGATATCTGGGCAGGGTGTCTGGTCCTATTCTGGACAGGGTGGACATTTTTATAGAAATGGCACCAGTTGACTTTGAGAGCATAAGCACAAGTGCAAGCATTCGAGAGGAGAGCTCGAGTGATATAAGGGAGAGGATATGCAGGGCGCGCGATGTGCAAAGCAGGCGCTATGGAGCTCGTAATATTTCCTGCAACAGTCAGATGAGCACATTGGACATTGAAAAATTCTGCAGCTTAAGCGGTGAGGCAACAGCTTTCCTTAAGATGCTGTTTGAAAAATACAATCTTACAACAAGGTCATACTACAGGATGCTAAGGGTATCAAGGACTATCGCCGATATGGACGAAAGTGAATGCGTGGAAATAAAGCATCTGTCCGAGGCTTTTTCTTTCAGGAAAGCATACTACTTGTACTGGAGGTCATAG
- a CDS encoding pyruvate carboxylase: MVKEFKKVLVANRGEIAIRVFRACTELGIRTVGIYSKEDKYSLHRTKADESYLIGEGKGPIEAYLDMDEIIHIAKKKGVDAIHPGYGFLAENSEFVKKCEKNGIVFIGPSAETMDSMGDKISSKKMAMEVGVPTIPGVDHALASKEEAKQVAEMIGYPVILKASNGGGGRGMRIIEKEEDLEIGFESAVSESQKAFGSSAVFVEKYLRNPKHIEVQVLGDKHGNIVHLFERDCSVQRRHQKIVEYAPAFSLSDELRHSICNDAVKLAKHVKYANAGTLEFLVDSTGNYYFIEMNPRIQVEHTVTEMITGIDLVQSQLLVAQGYELGSPEINIKSQDDIKINGYSIQCRITTEDPKNNFMPDTGKIDVYRTGSGFGIRLDGGNGFSGADITPFYDSLLVKTISWDRTFQGAVRKAVRSIKELRVRGVKTNVGFLVNVLSHEKFAAGQCDTNFLDKTKELFDIEESKDRATKILNFIGNVVVNERKGAKPEFENILAPGTESLEIKKGSKDMLDELGAKGYAEWVKAQKRLLITDTTMRDAHQSLVATRFRTRDFVKISDATSKYMNDLFSLEMWGGATFDVAYRFLKESPWERLETLRTKIPNVMFQMLLRASNAVGYRNYPDNVIKQFIEESAASGIDVFRIFDSLNWVENMKLPIQEALKTGKLVEGSICYTGNILDESRLKYNLDYYVKMAKELEAQGVHMIAIKDMAGLLKPYAAHKLVKTLKEEVSLPIHLHTHDSCGNGVSTLMMAAEAGVDVVDCALEAMSGLTSQPSMNSLIEALKDTPRDTELNLDEIVKVDDYYKELRKAYFSFESDLKTTSAEIYKYEIPGGQYSNLKPQVESLGLADRFHEVKEKYKMANELLGDIVKVTPTSKVVGDLAIFMEKNDVDNENIYELGKNLSFPDSVVDYFKGMIGQPEGGFPKELQEIVLKGDQPISCRPGELLPDEDFEGIKAELEKKFGIKQTMKDVVSYCLYPKVYEDFLEHNLNQYTDVSNLESHVFFYGLRKDEECEVEIEEGKTLSIRLIDIGETKKNGQRTVTFELNGIRREVDIQDNNAQSAEDHILRADMNDPFQVGASIPGKVIKIIVKEGDAVVENQPLIVIEAMKMETTIVSKCNGIIDKVYVSQNNMVSDKQLLISLKEE; the protein is encoded by the coding sequence GTGGTAAAAGAATTCAAAAAAGTGCTCGTGGCAAACCGCGGCGAGATAGCCATAAGGGTGTTTAGGGCGTGTACGGAGCTTGGCATCAGAACTGTGGGTATATATTCAAAAGAGGATAAATACAGTCTCCACAGGACAAAGGCTGACGAATCGTATCTTATAGGCGAAGGAAAAGGGCCGATAGAGGCATATCTGGACATGGATGAGATAATCCATATTGCAAAGAAAAAAGGAGTAGACGCCATACATCCGGGCTACGGATTTTTGGCTGAGAACTCTGAATTCGTAAAAAAATGTGAAAAAAACGGCATTGTCTTCATAGGTCCAAGTGCTGAAACGATGGACAGCATGGGAGACAAGATAAGCTCGAAGAAAATGGCAATGGAAGTAGGAGTGCCTACAATACCAGGCGTCGACCACGCCCTTGCGAGCAAGGAAGAGGCCAAGCAGGTTGCCGAAATGATAGGCTATCCTGTAATACTCAAGGCTTCAAACGGCGGCGGCGGCAGAGGTATGAGGATCATAGAAAAGGAAGAGGATCTTGAAATAGGCTTTGAGAGCGCTGTGAGCGAATCGCAAAAGGCTTTTGGAAGCTCTGCTGTGTTCGTGGAAAAATATCTGAGGAATCCAAAGCACATCGAGGTACAGGTTCTAGGTGACAAGCACGGCAACATAGTGCATCTGTTTGAAAGAGATTGCTCGGTGCAAAGAAGGCACCAGAAGATAGTCGAGTACGCTCCGGCTTTCTCGTTGTCTGACGAGCTAAGACACAGCATATGTAATGACGCTGTAAAGCTTGCAAAGCATGTTAAATATGCAAATGCAGGTACTCTTGAATTCCTTGTGGACAGTACAGGAAACTACTATTTCATTGAGATGAACCCAAGGATACAGGTCGAGCACACGGTTACAGAAATGATAACTGGAATAGACCTTGTGCAGAGCCAGCTGCTTGTGGCTCAGGGTTATGAGCTTGGAAGCCCTGAAATAAACATAAAGTCCCAGGATGACATAAAAATAAATGGCTACTCGATACAGTGCAGGATTACAACTGAGGATCCAAAGAATAACTTCATGCCTGACACGGGCAAGATAGACGTGTACAGGACGGGCTCAGGCTTTGGAATAAGGCTTGACGGCGGCAATGGTTTTTCAGGCGCCGACATAACTCCATTCTACGACAGCCTTCTTGTGAAGACTATTTCATGGGACAGGACTTTCCAGGGCGCTGTGAGAAAAGCCGTTCGTTCTATAAAGGAGCTTCGAGTAAGGGGAGTTAAGACAAACGTCGGTTTCCTTGTAAACGTGCTAAGCCATGAAAAGTTCGCGGCAGGACAGTGTGATACGAACTTCCTTGACAAGACAAAAGAGCTGTTCGATATAGAAGAGAGCAAGGACAGAGCTACAAAGATACTAAACTTCATAGGCAACGTGGTGGTAAATGAGAGAAAGGGTGCAAAGCCTGAATTTGAAAACATTCTGGCACCAGGCACAGAAAGCCTTGAAATCAAAAAAGGCTCAAAGGATATGCTTGACGAGCTTGGAGCAAAGGGCTACGCGGAGTGGGTGAAGGCTCAAAAGAGACTTCTAATTACAGACACTACAATGAGGGATGCGCACCAGTCGCTTGTTGCCACAAGGTTTAGAACTAGAGACTTTGTCAAGATATCTGATGCTACAAGCAAATATATGAATGATCTTTTCTCTCTGGAAATGTGGGGCGGAGCAACATTCGACGTCGCATACAGATTCCTCAAGGAGTCTCCATGGGAAAGACTTGAGACATTAAGGACTAAGATACCTAATGTAATGTTCCAGATGCTGCTTAGAGCGTCTAATGCGGTAGGCTACAGAAACTATCCTGACAATGTAATAAAGCAGTTCATAGAGGAGTCGGCAGCTTCGGGCATTGATGTGTTCAGAATATTCGACAGCCTCAACTGGGTTGAGAACATGAAGCTTCCAATACAAGAAGCCCTAAAGACTGGCAAGCTTGTTGAAGGCTCGATATGCTACACAGGAAACATACTAGATGAGAGCAGACTCAAGTACAACCTGGACTACTATGTGAAAATGGCCAAGGAACTTGAGGCTCAAGGCGTACACATGATAGCCATAAAGGATATGGCGGGGCTGTTAAAGCCTTATGCAGCACACAAGCTGGTAAAGACACTCAAGGAAGAGGTTTCGTTGCCTATACACCTGCACACTCACGATTCGTGCGGCAACGGCGTGTCAACCCTCATGATGGCAGCCGAGGCGGGCGTAGATGTTGTTGACTGTGCACTTGAAGCAATGTCAGGGCTTACAAGCCAGCCTTCAATGAACAGCCTTATAGAGGCGCTAAAGGACACTCCAAGGGATACAGAGCTTAACCTTGACGAAATAGTTAAAGTGGATGACTACTACAAGGAGCTAAGAAAGGCTTACTTCAGCTTTGAGAGCGACCTTAAGACCACTTCTGCCGAGATATACAAGTATGAAATACCTGGCGGACAGTATTCAAACCTAAAGCCTCAGGTAGAGAGCCTGGGCCTTGCTGACAGATTCCATGAGGTCAAGGAAAAATACAAGATGGCCAACGAGCTTCTTGGGGACATAGTAAAGGTTACTCCAACGTCTAAAGTGGTAGGAGACCTTGCAATATTCATGGAGAAGAACGATGTAGACAACGAGAACATATACGAGCTTGGAAAGAACCTTTCGTTCCCTGATTCGGTAGTAGACTACTTCAAGGGAATGATAGGACAGCCAGAGGGCGGCTTCCCTAAAGAGCTTCAGGAGATAGTGCTCAAGGGAGACCAGCCTATATCATGCAGGCCGGGTGAACTTCTGCCTGATGAGGACTTTGAAGGCATAAAGGCTGAGCTGGAGAAGAAGTTCGGCATAAAGCAGACGATGAAGGATGTAGTGAGCTACTGCCTGTATCCTAAGGTTTACGAGGACTTCCTCGAGCACAATCTAAACCAGTATACAGATGTTTCTAATCTTGAAAGCCATGTGTTCTTCTACGGCCTGAGAAAGGACGAGGAGTGCGAGGTAGAGATAGAGGAAGGCAAGACTCTGTCAATAAGGCTGATAGACATAGGGGAGACAAAGAAAAACGGTCAAAGGACGGTCACTTTCGAGCTTAACGGTATAAGAAGAGAAGTGGACATACAGGACAACAACGCCCAGTCTGCTGAAGACCATATATTAAGGGCCGACATGAACGACCCGTTCCAGGTTGGCGCAAGCATACCAGGAAAGGTAATAAAAATAATAGTCAAGGAAGGCGACGCAGTCGTCGAGAATCAGCCGCTTATAGTCATAGAGGCCATGAAAATGGAGACGACAATAGTGTCTAAATGCAACGGCATAATAGACAAGGTTTATGTAAGCCAAAACAACATGGTTTCAGACAAGCAGCTCCTGATATCGCTAAAAGAGGAATAA
- the topA gene encoding type I DNA topoisomerase, with translation MAKNLVIVESPAKAKTIGKFLGSNYKVKASVGHVRDLPKSKLGVDIENEFEPQYITIRGKGPTINEIKKEAKKSDRIFLATDPDREGEAISWHLANILKLDEKEACRIEFNEITKDAIKKAIKTPRQIDTDLVDAQQARRVLDRLVGYQISPLLWDKVRKGLSAGRVQSAVTKIICDREKEIDAFEPKEYWTLDITAAKEDGSKIEFKFHGDKENKIEINSEQETNNIIDAINNKELDISQVEKKERKRKAMPSFTTSSLQQEAASRLNFTTKKTMMVAQQLYEGIDVKGEGNVGLVTYIRTDSTRISDEAVDKAKEYIVSEIGEKYFKGFEKSKSKAKKVQDAHEAIRPTYIDKTPDSIKDSLSSDQYKLYKLIWERYTASLMKDSIYDGMSVLADAGGYSFKATGSKLKFDGFLKVYSFAKQEDTILPDVSVGEKLSIVETMPKQHFTQPPPRYSEASLVKTLEELGIGRPSTYAPTISTILARGYVEKQGSALKPSELGVLINEIMEKNFDYIVDVKFTADMESKLDLIEEGKLKWKSIISEFYGPLKVSIEKAEETIEKISMDEETDEICDKCGANMLIKYGRFGRFLACKNYPECKSTKPLLNKTGLACPKCKEGDLVERRSKRGRFFYGCSRYPECDFVSWDKPTGEMCPECGEFLVEKYTKKETKIKCSNKECGYVKTEK, from the coding sequence ATGGCAAAAAATCTAGTCATAGTTGAATCACCTGCCAAAGCTAAAACAATAGGGAAATTTCTCGGAAGCAATTACAAGGTTAAAGCCTCTGTAGGACACGTTAGAGATTTGCCTAAAAGTAAGCTTGGAGTTGACATAGAAAACGAATTTGAGCCCCAGTATATAACAATAAGAGGCAAGGGGCCTACAATAAACGAGATTAAAAAGGAAGCCAAGAAATCAGACAGGATATTTCTTGCGACCGACCCCGACAGGGAAGGTGAGGCTATTTCATGGCATCTTGCCAACATACTCAAGCTTGATGAAAAAGAGGCGTGCAGGATAGAGTTTAATGAGATAACAAAGGACGCCATAAAGAAAGCTATCAAAACCCCAAGGCAGATTGACACGGACCTTGTGGACGCCCAACAGGCCAGAAGGGTTCTGGATAGGCTGGTGGGCTACCAGATAAGTCCCCTGCTGTGGGACAAGGTCAGAAAAGGACTCAGCGCCGGCAGGGTACAATCGGCTGTCACAAAGATAATATGCGACAGGGAGAAGGAGATAGATGCCTTCGAGCCCAAGGAATATTGGACACTCGACATTACGGCTGCAAAGGAAGACGGCAGCAAGATTGAATTCAAGTTCCATGGAGACAAGGAAAACAAGATAGAAATAAACAGCGAACAAGAGACAAACAATATTATTGATGCAATAAACAACAAGGAACTGGATATATCTCAGGTGGAGAAAAAGGAGAGAAAAAGAAAGGCCATGCCTTCCTTCACTACGAGCTCACTCCAGCAGGAAGCGGCAAGCAGGCTGAACTTCACAACAAAGAAGACGATGATGGTGGCCCAGCAGCTGTATGAGGGCATAGACGTAAAGGGAGAAGGCAATGTCGGACTTGTTACGTACATCAGGACGGACTCCACGAGGATATCGGACGAAGCTGTCGACAAAGCTAAGGAATATATTGTTTCTGAAATAGGAGAAAAATATTTCAAGGGCTTCGAAAAGAGCAAGAGCAAGGCCAAAAAGGTGCAGGACGCACACGAGGCCATAAGACCGACATATATTGACAAGACGCCGGATTCAATAAAGGATTCGCTGAGCTCTGACCAGTACAAGCTCTATAAGCTGATTTGGGAGAGATATACAGCCTCGCTTATGAAGGATTCCATATATGACGGAATGAGCGTTCTGGCGGATGCTGGCGGTTATAGCTTCAAGGCGACCGGCTCAAAGCTCAAGTTTGACGGATTCCTCAAGGTATACAGCTTTGCAAAGCAGGAGGATACTATACTGCCGGATGTAAGCGTAGGAGAGAAGCTGAGCATCGTGGAAACCATGCCAAAGCAGCACTTTACCCAGCCGCCTCCGCGTTATTCTGAGGCATCGCTGGTAAAGACACTTGAGGAGCTTGGAATAGGAAGGCCAAGTACGTATGCTCCTACCATATCGACGATACTGGCAAGGGGATATGTTGAAAAGCAAGGCAGCGCACTTAAGCCTTCGGAGCTTGGTGTGCTAATCAACGAAATAATGGAGAAAAATTTCGACTATATAGTGGATGTCAAGTTCACGGCGGATATGGAAAGCAAGCTTGACCTTATAGAGGAAGGCAAGCTTAAGTGGAAAAGCATAATTTCCGAATTTTACGGACCGCTTAAGGTCTCGATCGAGAAGGCCGAAGAGACTATAGAGAAGATATCTATGGATGAGGAGACAGATGAAATCTGCGACAAGTGCGGAGCGAACATGCTCATAAAGTACGGCAGATTCGGAAGATTCCTTGCATGCAAGAATTATCCCGAGTGCAAAAGTACAAAGCCGCTTCTCAACAAGACAGGCCTGGCATGCCCAAAATGCAAAGAGGGAGATCTTGTCGAGAGAAGGAGCAAAAGAGGAAGGTTTTTCTATGGCTGCTCAAGGTATCCGGAATGCGATTTTGTATCGTGGGACAAACCCACAGGCGAAATGTGCCCGGAATGCGGCGAATTCCTTGTGGAAAAATACACAAAAAAAGAAACAAAAATCAAATGTTCAAACAAGGAATGCGGGTATGTAAAGACTGAAAAGTAA
- a CDS encoding YraN family protein translates to MNNVQVGNRGEEIALHFLSKKGYKILEKNFRLRIGEIDIIASKEGCIVFAEVKSRRNLDFGYPCEAVDFRKRKKILLVAKSYIHMKRLYNVDCRFDIIEVYLGEKKVNHIEGAFCE, encoded by the coding sequence GTGAACAACGTGCAGGTGGGCAACAGGGGAGAAGAGATTGCGCTACACTTTCTCTCGAAAAAAGGCTACAAGATACTCGAGAAGAATTTCAGGCTGCGCATAGGAGAAATCGACATAATAGCGTCCAAGGAGGGCTGCATTGTTTTTGCTGAGGTGAAATCCAGAAGAAACCTGGATTTTGGATATCCCTGTGAGGCTGTCGACTTTAGAAAACGCAAAAAGATACTGCTTGTGGCAAAGAGCTACATTCACATGAAGCGGCTTTACAATGTCGACTGCAGATTTGACATAATAGAGGTATATCTGGGAGAAAAGAAGGTGAACCACATAGAAGGCGCCTTCTGCGAATAA
- a CDS encoding replication-associated recombination protein A, which produces MKPLAERMRPQSLEEFIGQNHIIGEGKILRKLIMSKNIMNMIFYGPPGTGKTTLANVIAGHTSKRFYKLNATVSSVSDIKEIISDTKGLLNAAGTLLYIDEIQNFNKKQQQVLLEFIETGEISLIASTTENPHHCVYKAILSRSSVFEFHPLGKAEIKTGLERAVGLLEQNDFEGYSIVYEDAALDVISDFCDGDMRKALNLLEIAVYSLEAGADMRMELGKEAVIECLSKKMVYSDSSGDYHYDLISAFQKSIRGSDANAALHYLAKLINAGDLQSISRRLLVIAAEDIGLAYPNAISIVKACTDSAAQLGFPEARIPLAQAVILLATLPKSNSVITAIDAALHEIDTKNTGQVPMHLRCNHYSGAESLGRGIGYKYPHDYEHGYVKQQYMPDEIAGSVYYIPGENKFEKGIREHQRRIRGENHE; this is translated from the coding sequence TTGAAACCGCTTGCGGAGAGAATGAGGCCTCAGAGCCTTGAAGAGTTTATAGGCCAAAATCACATCATAGGGGAAGGCAAGATACTCAGGAAGCTTATAATGTCTAAAAACATAATGAACATGATATTTTACGGGCCGCCCGGAACTGGAAAGACAACGCTGGCGAACGTTATTGCCGGGCACACGAGCAAAAGGTTCTACAAGCTAAATGCAACCGTGTCGTCTGTGAGCGACATAAAAGAGATAATAAGCGATACGAAAGGGCTGCTTAATGCAGCAGGGACGCTTCTTTATATAGACGAGATACAGAACTTCAACAAAAAGCAGCAGCAGGTGCTGCTCGAATTCATTGAAACAGGCGAAATAAGCCTTATAGCCAGCACGACTGAAAATCCGCACCACTGCGTCTACAAGGCGATACTCAGCAGATCGAGCGTATTCGAGTTCCACCCTCTGGGCAAAGCAGAAATCAAGACGGGACTGGAAAGGGCTGTGGGGTTGCTCGAGCAGAACGATTTTGAAGGGTACAGCATAGTATATGAGGATGCAGCGCTAGATGTAATAAGCGACTTTTGCGACGGAGATATGCGCAAGGCTTTAAACCTTCTCGAGATAGCAGTATATTCGCTCGAGGCAGGAGCTGATATGAGAATGGAGCTTGGCAAGGAGGCAGTGATAGAATGCCTCAGTAAAAAGATGGTATATTCAGACAGCTCAGGTGATTATCACTATGACCTGATAAGTGCATTTCAAAAATCCATACGCGGCAGCGATGCAAATGCCGCGCTCCATTACCTGGCAAAGCTCATAAATGCAGGCGACCTCCAGTCGATAAGCAGGCGGCTGCTTGTGATAGCCGCGGAGGACATAGGGCTGGCATATCCGAATGCTATTTCCATAGTGAAGGCATGCACAGATTCCGCTGCGCAGCTAGGCTTCCCTGAAGCCAGGATACCACTGGCTCAGGCGGTCATACTGCTTGCCACGCTGCCAAAGTCAAACTCTGTGATCACAGCAATCGACGCGGCACTGCATGAGATAGATACTAAAAATACAGGACAAGTCCCCATGCATCTTCGTTGCAACCACTATTCAGGCGCTGAGAGTCTTGGCAGAGGCATCGGCTACAAGTATCCGCACGATTATGAACACGGCTATGTGAAACAGCAGTATATGCCCGATGAAATTGCAGGCTCGGTATATTATATCCCTGGTGAAAACAAGTTCGAAAAGGGAATAAGGGAGCATCAAAGGCGTATTAGAGGTGAAAATCACGAATGA